A single Drosophila miranda strain MSH22 chromosome XR, D.miranda_PacBio2.1, whole genome shotgun sequence DNA region contains:
- the LOC108152545 gene encoding uncharacterized protein LOC108152545 isoform X1 yields the protein MSYLRSIEISRVEMSPADDNSFATTSGNKKATYTLICIKVVELCLLICCLGLIDEPATNSHLRVFITPRVIALCYVTFGALTIYTAIYLIMALVGDLTPWRTATLWSLVAFCLYVAVTALLFRDWSTTKDRNYWHPNMHRLDLVMASASIALVTSLVYLLDILLTIRFGVHGDLE from the exons ATGAGTTACTTACGATCGATAG AAATCTCACGCGTGGAAATGTCGCCGGCGGATGATAACTCCTTTGCCACCACGAGTGGCAACAAAAAGGCCACCTACACTCTCATATGCATCAAAGTGGTGGAGCTG TGCCTGTTAATATGCTGCCTTGGTCTGATCGACGAGCCGGCCACCAACTCCCACCTGCGAGTGTTCATCACGCCCCGTGTGATTGCCCTCTGCTATGTGACCTTTGGAGCCCTGACCATCTACACGGCGATCTACCTGATCATGGCTCTGGTCGGTGATCT GACACCCTGGCGCACGGCAACGTTGTGGTCTCTGGTGGCATTCTGTCTGTATGTGGCCGTGACGGCTCTACTCTTCCGGGACTGGTCGACCACCAAGGATCGCAACTACTGGCACCCGAACATGCATCGTCTGGACCTGGTGATGGCCTCCGCCTCCATTGCTCTGGTCACTTCCCTGGTCTATCTACTAGACATACTGCTCACCATCCGCTTCGGCGTCCATGGCGATCTGGAATga
- the LOC108152545 gene encoding uncharacterized protein LOC108152545 isoform X2, which translates to MSPADDNSFATTSGNKKATYTLICIKVVELCLLICCLGLIDEPATNSHLRVFITPRVIALCYVTFGALTIYTAIYLIMALVGDLTPWRTATLWSLVAFCLYVAVTALLFRDWSTTKDRNYWHPNMHRLDLVMASASIALVTSLVYLLDILLTIRFGVHGDLE; encoded by the exons ATGTCGCCGGCGGATGATAACTCCTTTGCCACCACGAGTGGCAACAAAAAGGCCACCTACACTCTCATATGCATCAAAGTGGTGGAGCTG TGCCTGTTAATATGCTGCCTTGGTCTGATCGACGAGCCGGCCACCAACTCCCACCTGCGAGTGTTCATCACGCCCCGTGTGATTGCCCTCTGCTATGTGACCTTTGGAGCCCTGACCATCTACACGGCGATCTACCTGATCATGGCTCTGGTCGGTGATCT GACACCCTGGCGCACGGCAACGTTGTGGTCTCTGGTGGCATTCTGTCTGTATGTGGCCGTGACGGCTCTACTCTTCCGGGACTGGTCGACCACCAAGGATCGCAACTACTGGCACCCGAACATGCATCGTCTGGACCTGGTGATGGCCTCCGCCTCCATTGCTCTGGTCACTTCCCTGGTCTATCTACTAGACATACTGCTCACCATCCGCTTCGGCGTCCATGGCGATCTGGAATga